One region of Prosthecobacter fusiformis genomic DNA includes:
- a CDS encoding alginate export family protein produces MNSPFIHRLAHLKAMTPTILVVASFVVLASAEETKKESYYRAPKSYSTTRDTDVPRYARRASEIGWDTLKNADWLDLGLDYRFRYEHRDDDLRRNQAILDEPLLHRTRAYLGIRDILDPFRFAVEMQDSRRYNGNFPKDNRDVNEFQIIRLYAELYFDDALGTDAFGNKRPLSIRYGIHNFEFLDRRLIGNNQWRNTANAFQGFQGALGQESNDCQLDLLAVQPLDRLLYGWDRPVKEQWFYAAIGHWRRWSDIITLEPYYLALNQSAYDEVEERLVHSPGLRGYGTVGKTGFDYDFSLTYQFGYNGARDVKAYAGTAEIGYSFKQPWSPRLSFFYGYASGDRDPNDNEDNRFERFFGFGRPWSANDYIVYENISTPKLRLELTPSKKVRMDLGYSYYWVASDKDRFSGGGLRDPQGNSGSMIGHEFDGRIRWQVTPKVEAILGYAHFTPGDFTRNQGRPDDTDFAYLEISIKAF; encoded by the coding sequence ATGAATTCTCCTTTCATTCATAGGCTCGCCCATCTCAAGGCGATGACCCCTACCATCCTGGTGGTCGCAAGTTTTGTGGTGCTTGCTTCGGCTGAGGAAACAAAAAAGGAGAGCTATTACCGAGCTCCTAAAAGCTACAGCACCACCCGTGATACCGATGTGCCCAGGTATGCCCGCCGCGCTTCGGAGATCGGCTGGGATACGCTGAAGAATGCGGACTGGTTAGACCTGGGCCTGGACTATCGTTTTCGTTACGAGCACCGCGATGATGATCTGCGCCGCAATCAGGCCATCCTGGATGAGCCGCTGCTGCACCGCACACGGGCCTATCTCGGTATTCGGGACATTCTGGATCCCTTTCGTTTTGCCGTGGAGATGCAGGATTCAAGACGTTACAATGGCAACTTCCCCAAGGATAACCGCGACGTAAACGAGTTTCAGATCATCCGGTTGTATGCGGAGTTATACTTCGATGATGCCCTGGGCACGGACGCCTTCGGGAATAAGCGTCCATTGAGCATTCGTTACGGGATTCACAACTTTGAGTTTCTGGACCGTCGCCTCATCGGCAATAACCAATGGCGCAATACAGCCAACGCCTTTCAAGGTTTCCAGGGCGCACTGGGCCAGGAAAGCAATGACTGCCAGCTTGACCTCCTGGCCGTTCAGCCACTGGACCGCCTACTTTATGGCTGGGACCGTCCGGTCAAGGAACAGTGGTTTTATGCAGCCATCGGTCACTGGAGGCGCTGGTCAGACATCATCACTTTGGAGCCCTATTACCTGGCACTCAACCAATCCGCCTATGATGAGGTGGAGGAACGTCTCGTGCATTCTCCGGGTCTGCGGGGTTACGGTACGGTGGGCAAAACAGGATTCGATTATGACTTCAGTCTGACTTACCAATTCGGTTATAACGGTGCACGGGATGTGAAGGCCTATGCTGGGACGGCAGAGATCGGCTATAGCTTCAAGCAGCCCTGGAGCCCCCGGCTCAGTTTCTTCTACGGTTATGCCAGTGGCGACCGGGATCCCAACGACAATGAGGACAATCGCTTTGAGCGCTTCTTCGGTTTCGGCCGCCCATGGTCCGCGAATGACTACATCGTTTATGAAAACATCAGCACGCCAAAGCTGCGTCTGGAACTGACGCCTTCAAAAAAAGTGCGCATGGACTTGGGCTATAGCTACTACTGGGTGGCCAGTGACAAGGACCGTTTCTCCGGTGGCGGCTTACGTGATCCACAGGGAAATAGCGGCAGCATGATCGGTCATGAATTCGACGGACGGATACGCTGGCAGGTCACTCCGAAAGTCGAAGCCATCCTAGGGTATGCGCATTTCACCCCCGGCGATTTTACCCGCAATCAGGGTCGCCCCGATGACACCGACTTCGCCTATTTGGAAATCAGCATCAAAGCTTTCTAA
- a CDS encoding ABC transporter substrate-binding protein produces MNRRHFLTTLGAAGLASCSKKPVDANAPLRFGHFPNITHIQGLVAHALSRQGKGWFEPRLGVPVEWFVYNAGPSATEAIFARSLDVTYIGPSPVLNAYAKSKGSEVRVLAGAATGGSALVVRPDSGINTPADFRGKRIATPQLGNTQDVQLRAWLLDNGIKVTATGGEASVLPTQNPDQLALFIKRDIDAVWTVEPWVSRLEMEAGGKIFLEDKSAFATILASSAAFITERTELAKKLIAAHQELTEWIQKNPAEARELIKSELKELTTKAPGDELLDRALSRVVLATEVNRAGLDEMVISAQKAGFLKDIPSLDALLPKL; encoded by the coding sequence ATGAACCGCAGACACTTCCTCACCACTCTCGGAGCCGCTGGCCTCGCCTCTTGCAGCAAAAAACCTGTCGATGCAAATGCACCCCTTCGTTTCGGCCACTTTCCGAACATCACTCACATTCAGGGGCTAGTGGCTCATGCTCTGAGCCGACAGGGCAAAGGCTGGTTTGAACCCCGCCTGGGCGTGCCCGTGGAGTGGTTTGTTTACAATGCGGGCCCTTCTGCCACCGAGGCTATTTTTGCCCGCTCGCTGGACGTCACGTACATTGGTCCCAGCCCGGTGCTGAATGCCTATGCCAAATCAAAAGGCAGTGAGGTGCGCGTGCTCGCTGGTGCTGCGACCGGAGGCAGTGCTCTGGTGGTACGACCTGACTCAGGTATCAACACGCCAGCGGATTTCAGGGGCAAACGCATTGCCACCCCCCAGCTTGGCAATACCCAGGATGTGCAGTTGCGCGCCTGGTTGCTGGACAATGGCATCAAGGTTACGGCGACTGGTGGCGAGGCATCTGTCCTTCCGACCCAGAACCCGGATCAACTCGCTCTCTTCATCAAACGTGACATCGATGCCGTCTGGACTGTCGAACCCTGGGTGAGCCGCCTGGAAATGGAAGCTGGTGGAAAGATTTTCCTGGAAGACAAGAGTGCCTTTGCCACCATTCTGGCCTCCAGTGCCGCCTTCATCACCGAGCGTACGGAGCTGGCAAAAAAACTGATCGCCGCCCATCAGGAGCTAACGGAATGGATCCAGAAAAATCCAGCCGAGGCAAGAGAACTCATCAAATCAGAGCTGAAGGAATTGACGACAAAAGCGCCGGGAGATGAGCTCCTCGATCGTGCTTTGTCACGCGTCGTTCTAGCGACCGAAGTCAATCGTGCAGGCTTGGATGAAATGGTGATTTCCGCTCAAAAAGCGGGCTTCCTCAAAGACATTCCTTCTCTGGACGCCCTGCTGCCAAAACTTTGA
- a CDS encoding ABC transporter ATP-binding protein, producing the protein MSIQEELGTSSTAKLSIQNVSKLYRGARQTVSALEDINMEVADGEFVCLLGASGCGKSTLLNLIAGLEKPTEGSIYTDGQPITGPGRQRMVMFQDHALFPWLDVMGNVLFGLNLKPGLTQADRRELAMFYLKLVGLEKFSHANVHELSGGMKQRVALARALAPNPQVLLMDEPFAALDAMTREQLYADLQNIQQKRRKTVVFVTHNVREAVCLGDRVILFTPRPGRIHTEYKIDLPRPRDINDVEVAQVARTITNDLKLHTTSASV; encoded by the coding sequence ATGAGTATCCAAGAAGAGCTGGGAACCTCCAGCACTGCCAAGCTGAGTATCCAAAATGTGTCGAAGTTATACCGTGGCGCACGGCAGACTGTCAGTGCGCTGGAGGATATCAACATGGAGGTGGCAGACGGCGAGTTCGTCTGCCTCCTGGGGGCCAGTGGCTGCGGCAAAAGCACGCTCCTCAACCTCATCGCCGGGTTGGAAAAACCCACCGAGGGCAGCATCTACACCGATGGCCAGCCCATCACGGGGCCAGGTCGTCAGCGCATGGTCATGTTCCAGGACCATGCCTTGTTTCCCTGGCTGGATGTGATGGGTAATGTCCTCTTCGGGCTAAACCTGAAACCCGGCCTCACGCAGGCCGACCGGCGCGAACTGGCCATGTTTTATTTGAAGCTGGTGGGGCTTGAAAAATTCTCCCACGCCAATGTTCATGAGCTTTCTGGAGGCATGAAACAACGTGTGGCTCTGGCCCGTGCGCTGGCACCGAATCCGCAGGTGCTGCTGATGGATGAACCCTTCGCAGCACTGGATGCGATGACCCGAGAGCAGCTGTATGCGGATCTCCAAAACATCCAGCAAAAACGCCGCAAGACCGTTGTCTTTGTGACTCATAATGTGCGTGAAGCTGTGTGCCTGGGGGATCGCGTCATCCTCTTTACACCACGTCCTGGTCGCATCCACACAGAGTATAAAATAGACCTGCCGCGCCCACGCGACATCAATGATGTGGAGGTGGCCCAAGTAGCCCGCACCATCACCAATGACTTAAAACTTCACACCACCTCCGCTTCAGTATGA
- a CDS encoding ABC transporter permease: MIRALRSLIFFAVIIAVWEAASRAGWWSPVLVPAPLAIGEYLVTAVKDGSLFSAGCVTMKRLVLGYLIGLGAGIPLGLLTARFRFATDTLGVLALGLQTLPSVCWVPLALLWFGQTETAMLFIVIMGTLWAVLLATDHGIRQIPPIYRRAASTMGSGGLHLLWHVLLPASLPHLVSGMKQGWAFAWRSLMAAEIYVTVLTGFGLGHLLHYGRELQAMDQVAAIMLVILLVGFAADKLLFSPWESFLRKRWGLI; encoded by the coding sequence ATGATTCGCGCTCTTCGTTCCCTCATTTTCTTTGCCGTCATCATCGCCGTGTGGGAGGCGGCTTCGCGTGCCGGATGGTGGTCTCCCGTGCTGGTGCCAGCCCCGCTGGCCATTGGTGAATACCTCGTCACAGCGGTGAAAGACGGGTCCCTGTTTTCCGCAGGCTGTGTGACGATGAAAAGACTGGTTCTGGGATACCTCATCGGCTTGGGGGCTGGCATCCCTTTAGGACTTCTGACCGCCCGTTTCCGCTTTGCCACAGACACCCTCGGTGTACTGGCTCTCGGACTACAGACTCTGCCCAGCGTGTGCTGGGTACCGCTGGCCCTGCTTTGGTTCGGCCAGACAGAGACGGCCATGCTTTTCATCGTCATCATGGGCACGCTTTGGGCAGTGTTACTGGCCACGGATCACGGCATTCGCCAGATACCGCCTATCTATCGCCGTGCTGCTTCCACCATGGGTTCGGGGGGATTGCACCTGCTGTGGCATGTGCTGTTGCCAGCCAGCCTGCCACATCTGGTCAGCGGGATGAAGCAGGGCTGGGCCTTTGCCTGGCGCTCACTGATGGCAGCAGAAATCTATGTGACGGTACTGACTGGTTTTGGCCTTGGGCATCTGCTGCATTACGGTCGTGAATTGCAGGCCATGGACCAAGTGGCTGCCATCATGTTGGTGATCCTGCTCGTGGGCTTTGCGGCGGACAAGCTGCTGTTCAGTCCCTGGGAGTCCTTTTTGCGCAAGCGCTGGGGCCTGATCTAA
- a CDS encoding C40 family peptidase gives MSQYLVQPGDNPTKIAKKFGMTLAQFQKANPGLCEYGTNNCKVLFPGQVLNVAGVVTGQPTEAPVAQPTSFNAPPPWMQIAIMEQGVQEWAGARDNPRILEYLSSVGIGGSLLKDETAWCAAFTYWCLWKSGYPGQKSARVSDWWSWGRPVAATYGALCILQPLTVDQAASGHIGFLHAMDANNVWLLSGNSSNQVRISAYPKSKLIHNSPYRWPF, from the coding sequence ATGTCCCAATATCTCGTCCAGCCAGGAGACAACCCGACGAAGATTGCCAAAAAATTTGGCATGACGCTCGCCCAGTTTCAGAAAGCCAATCCGGGTCTGTGTGAATATGGGACAAACAACTGCAAAGTATTGTTTCCTGGCCAGGTACTGAACGTCGCCGGTGTCGTGACAGGGCAGCCGACAGAGGCTCCTGTAGCGCAGCCGACCAGCTTCAACGCACCCCCACCTTGGATGCAGATCGCCATCATGGAGCAGGGCGTGCAGGAATGGGCGGGGGCACGGGACAATCCCCGCATCCTGGAATATCTATCCAGTGTTGGCATCGGCGGCAGCCTGCTCAAGGACGAGACCGCCTGGTGCGCAGCCTTCACCTACTGGTGCCTTTGGAAATCAGGTTATCCAGGGCAGAAAAGCGCCCGTGTATCTGATTGGTGGAGCTGGGGTCGTCCAGTCGCCGCCACCTATGGCGCGCTTTGCATCCTTCAACCGCTGACGGTGGACCAGGCTGCCAGTGGGCACATCGGTTTCCTTCATGCGATGGACGCCAACAATGTCTGGCTGCTAAGTGGAAACTCTTCCAATCAGGTGCGCATCAGTGCCTACCCGAAAAGTAAGCTCATCCATAACTCACCCTATCGCTGGCCCTTTTAA
- a CDS encoding GNAT family N-acetyltransferase, producing the protein MIPELPVAIRHYRPEDLELLRQITVDSFGAVAFDQMLEDRLGIWNDRDWKARKADNINDDCVVNPDGCFVAERGNEILGYITTRVDRVNSIGRIPNLAVVEAARGLGLGRRLIHHALDYFRDQKLRVAKIETMASNVIGQNLYPSCGFEEIGRQVHFAMRL; encoded by the coding sequence ATGATTCCTGAACTCCCCGTCGCCATCCGGCATTATCGTCCCGAGGATCTGGAACTCTTGCGGCAGATCACTGTGGATTCCTTTGGTGCCGTCGCCTTTGACCAAATGCTGGAGGACCGTCTCGGCATCTGGAATGACCGGGATTGGAAAGCGCGGAAGGCCGATAACATCAATGACGATTGCGTGGTCAATCCCGATGGCTGTTTCGTGGCGGAGCGTGGAAATGAAATCCTCGGATACATCACCACCCGGGTGGACCGGGTGAATTCCATCGGTCGTATTCCAAATTTGGCGGTGGTGGAGGCTGCTCGCGGTTTGGGCCTGGGACGGCGTCTGATCCATCATGCTTTAGACTACTTCCGCGATCAGAAACTGCGCGTGGCCAAGATTGAGACCATGGCTTCCAATGTGATCGGACAAAATCTATATCCAAGCTGTGGTTTTGAAGAAATCGGCCGCCAAGTGCATTTTGCCATGCGACTTTAA
- a CDS encoding VC0807 family protein, producing MPTIQTKEQPHPLADLLLTIILPSVVLESLSKPERLGPAWALVVALLMPLGFGIYCFVKKRGLNFFSVLGLVAILVTGGLGLLNLSAIWFAVKEAAFPVFLGLAFPLSYYWRKPLVTELLLNPQVINHPLLQGSLDTQGKKLAYHQLLGKASWALAGTMMLSAVANALLVMYYLEGTVPGTEAYTQAIGRQNWVGFIVIGVPMMGATLLLLFWMLRRLQALTGLERDDLMNPGSTVRTQVTRKE from the coding sequence ATGCCCACCATTCAAACCAAAGAACAGCCGCATCCCCTCGCGGATCTTTTACTGACGATCATCCTGCCCTCGGTGGTGCTGGAATCCCTGAGCAAACCGGAGCGTCTGGGGCCAGCCTGGGCATTGGTGGTAGCATTGCTGATGCCGCTGGGATTTGGGATTTACTGCTTTGTCAAAAAACGCGGGCTGAATTTCTTTTCTGTCCTAGGACTGGTGGCCATTCTGGTGACGGGGGGACTGGGCCTACTGAATCTGAGCGCGATCTGGTTCGCTGTGAAAGAGGCGGCGTTCCCGGTTTTCTTGGGCCTGGCTTTTCCGCTGAGCTATTATTGGAGGAAACCCCTGGTCACTGAACTGCTGCTCAACCCGCAAGTGATCAACCATCCCCTCCTCCAGGGCAGCTTGGATACGCAGGGTAAAAAGCTGGCGTATCACCAGTTGCTGGGCAAAGCATCCTGGGCTCTGGCAGGAACCATGATGCTATCCGCCGTGGCGAATGCGCTCCTGGTGATGTATTACCTGGAAGGTACTGTTCCGGGTACTGAGGCCTATACACAGGCCATCGGACGGCAAAACTGGGTGGGATTCATCGTCATCGGTGTGCCTATGATGGGGGCTACCCTTCTGCTCCTCTTCTGGATGCTGAGACGCCTCCAGGCGCTGACTGGGCTGGAGCGGGATGACTTGATGAACCCCGGCAGCACAGTACGAACGCAGGTAACGAGAAAGGAATAA
- a CDS encoding DUF5069 domain-containing protein, with protein MAFPLRSPRDMIGGIMVLGRILDKIRLNAVSGLPPGYHLDVIPGSRTFDDRICCLLGVEFAALSARTLQGGTDEEVLEWCFENGRKPDKEHIEIFNGFMMKRGWRDAATNGLIQQRAEAGLAHREDIVTFFDLMDVEEGRAP; from the coding sequence ATGGCATTCCCTCTTCGTTCTCCTCGCGACATGATCGGCGGCATTATGGTCTTGGGCCGTATTCTCGATAAAATCCGCCTCAATGCAGTTAGCGGCTTGCCTCCAGGGTATCACCTGGACGTCATTCCTGGCAGCCGCACCTTTGATGACCGCATCTGCTGCCTGCTGGGCGTGGAATTCGCGGCACTCAGCGCACGTACATTGCAGGGTGGCACGGATGAAGAAGTGCTGGAGTGGTGTTTTGAAAACGGTAGGAAACCCGACAAGGAACACATCGAAATCTTCAATGGATTCATGATGAAACGCGGCTGGCGGGATGCTGCCACCAATGGCCTCATTCAACAGCGTGCCGAGGCCGGTCTGGCGCATCGTGAAGACATCGTGACATTTTTTGATCTCATGGATGTGGAAGAAGGACGCGCACCGTGA